The Triticum aestivum cultivar Chinese Spring chromosome 5A, IWGSC CS RefSeq v2.1, whole genome shotgun sequence genomic sequence atcccatcccatccGTCTCTCTCTTCTCCCTTCCTTCGATTGCAGTCCATGTCCGAGGAACAGTAGTTAGTTCACAGCACAACACCACCGCGCCAATTAGTTTGTTAAGTTAGGAGCTTGTGATCAAGGCAGCAAGGCGAGAAGCTGAAGCTCTAGCTAGCTCTGGCGGGCATGTTTCCGGCGGAGGCGTCGTTCGCCGGCGCGGAAGCGGCCATGCTGCCGCCCTTCTTCGTGGGCTCCATGTGGCAGTCGGcgccaggcggcggcgcggctgcctTGTCCGAGGAGGACGAGGTAGCCGCCGCTGCGGCTGCCGAGGCAGCGCACGACCGCGCGGTGGCGGCGACGCGGAACCACCGCGAGGCCGAGAAGCGCCGCCGCGAGCGGATCAAGTCGCACCTCGACCGCCTCCGCGCCGTCCTCGCCTGCGACCCCAAGGCATGCAATTTCATTACACATCTAAGTCCTGTGCCCTCGTGATTTCCCCCTAATTTAGTTTCTGCGCAACATGCTCGATGCGAGATCGATCAAGCGAAATCTTTATGGAAGAACTGgattgcgtgtcatgcatctagAATTCTACTGTGGATTGCAGTGGCTAGATGCTACCCCCATGAGTAGCTAGCTGCTACGGTTCTCAGCTCAGCTAATCCTTGTGATTAAAGCTGGATTTTGTGTGCGCAAGTAGCACTAGAATGGAGCCTCTCCTAACTACTAGCTGCTATCATCCTATGAATGACACTGACTAGCTAGGTCAGGTTAGGGCTGCCTCGTCTCTTGGCTTGTTCCTCTCCATGATTTGCTTCTTTTGTGCCTAGTACCATGTCTACAATTTTGCATAATTTTTCACCTTCTCCTCTCTACCCTTTTTCATTTCTGATCAATCATACGCTCTAGGGTTCGTCATCTGAGAGATTGATTGTGCAAACAAGATTTCTTGATGAACTTTAGCTCATGAACTCATCTTGTACATGTGTGTTTACAGATAGACAAGGCAACGCTGCTGGCCAAGGCGGTGGAGAGGGTGCGGGAGCTGAAGCAGCGCATGGACGGCGTcgttggcgaggcggcggcgccggcgagccaCCTGTTCCCCACGGAGCACGACGAGATCGTGGTGCTCGCGtcgggaggcggcgccggcggcgcggcggccgtgtTTGAGGCCTCCGTCTGCTGCGACGACCGCTCCGACCTCCTCCCGGGCCTCATCGACACGCTGCGCGCGCTCCGCCTCCGCACGCTCCGCGCCGAGATGGCCACCCTCGGCGGC encodes the following:
- the LOC123105592 gene encoding transcription factor bHLH106: MFPAEASFAGAEAAMLPPFFVGSMWQSAPGGGAAALSEEDEVAAAAAAEAAHDRAVAATRNHREAEKRRRERIKSHLDRLRAVLACDPKIDKATLLAKAVERVRELKQRMDGVVGEAAAPASHLFPTEHDEIVVLASGGGAGGAAAVFEASVCCDDRSDLLPGLIDTLRALRLRTLRAEMATLGGRVRNVLVLARDAGGHADDDYSTSSEDGGADFLKEALRALVERQGAAAGDRPKRRRVADMNMQAAA